One Lacticaseibacillus rhamnosus genomic window carries:
- a CDS encoding peptide ABC transporter substrate-binding protein — MKKQLSLGLSLLGVTILLAACGQSAKAATNRRTLNVAVSTEASSLDPAHAVDATSGGILQQIMTPLYDHDQSGKIIPAMATKVVKPTNNGKTYTLTLRRDVKWSDGTPVTAKDFVYSLKRIVDPKTKTEFAYQYDAIANYQDIVAGKKSPDTLGVSAPSKYVLKIQLSQPTPYFSSQMTGYYPTNEAAVKRYGKKFGTAADKIVTNGAYKIKHFNTTSDSWDYVKDPNFYAAKSVKINHVHVNVLKDSSTVDNLFATGKLDDAPLSGNLIQKEADNPALSKTPAANMNYLQLNTKNPQLNNVNLRRAISAALDRQALTSKVLQDGSQPAKAFAPKGLATNPTTGKDFTSDAKTPLTYSPTKAKAYLKAALKELHTDSISFTILTSDVGTDKQVGEYLQSQLTKVLPQLKVTVNSLPKMTRIQRSLNGKFDAVLMSWNSTIQDPSDYLNTATADNISNFSKFSDHEYTALMNKVNDTNGQSATARYQQELAANARVIDVAGYIPVYQSANSRLINTKVGGLHYSMLQPAEYRYAYFK; from the coding sequence GTTGATGCAACCAGCGGCGGGATCCTTCAGCAGATCATGACGCCGCTTTATGATCACGATCAATCCGGCAAAATCATTCCGGCAATGGCCACAAAGGTTGTTAAGCCAACCAACAATGGCAAGACCTACACGCTGACGTTACGGCGCGATGTCAAATGGAGCGATGGGACGCCTGTGACCGCCAAGGATTTTGTCTACTCACTCAAACGCATTGTTGATCCCAAGACTAAAACCGAATTCGCGTATCAATACGATGCGATCGCGAATTATCAGGATATTGTCGCTGGAAAAAAGTCGCCGGATACTTTGGGCGTTTCCGCACCTAGTAAGTACGTACTCAAGATTCAGTTGAGCCAGCCAACGCCTTATTTTTCCAGTCAGATGACCGGTTATTATCCAACCAATGAAGCTGCCGTTAAGCGTTACGGCAAGAAGTTTGGCACGGCTGCCGACAAAATTGTGACCAATGGCGCTTATAAAATTAAGCATTTTAATACGACCAGTGACAGCTGGGATTATGTCAAAGACCCGAACTTCTATGCGGCTAAGTCGGTGAAAATCAATCATGTACACGTCAATGTTTTGAAAGATTCCAGTACCGTTGATAATCTTTTCGCTACAGGCAAGCTGGATGATGCACCGTTATCAGGCAACTTGATCCAAAAAGAAGCGGACAATCCGGCATTGAGCAAAACGCCGGCTGCGAATATGAATTACCTGCAGCTCAACACCAAGAATCCGCAACTGAACAACGTCAACTTACGGCGTGCCATTTCCGCCGCCTTGGATCGCCAAGCTCTCACCAGCAAAGTTTTGCAAGATGGTTCGCAACCGGCTAAGGCATTTGCCCCTAAAGGATTGGCAACCAATCCGACGACAGGTAAAGATTTCACCAGCGATGCCAAAACACCGTTAACCTATTCACCGACGAAGGCAAAGGCCTATCTCAAAGCAGCTTTGAAGGAGCTTCATACCGACAGCATCAGCTTTACGATTCTCACTTCCGATGTTGGTACCGATAAACAAGTGGGCGAATATTTACAAAGTCAGCTCACCAAAGTCCTGCCGCAACTTAAAGTTACCGTGAATAGCTTACCGAAAATGACGCGGATTCAGCGATCATTGAATGGCAAATTCGATGCTGTCTTGATGAGCTGGAATTCAACGATTCAAGACCCCTCAGATTATCTAAACACCGCCACTGCTGATAATATTTCAAACTTTTCGAAATTTAGCGATCACGAGTATACAGCTTTAATGAATAAAGTGAATGATACCAACGGCCAAAGCGCAACCGCACGCTATCAACAAGAACTTGCTGCCAATGCCCGGGTAATTGACGTGGCCGGTTACATTCCTGTTTATCAAAGTGCCAACAGCCGCCTGATTAACACGAAAGTTGGCGGCTTGCATTACAGCATGTTGCAACCGGCTGAATATCGCTATGCATACTTCAAATAA
- a CDS encoding SLC13 family permease, whose translation MIVIQRLIRDRVLQITALLVVISLFIGRPKASDISFATLWSILAMMTVIQIFEHLHILDYWAYRLTSRANNTRQLTWWFIFLAIFASMFLSNDVTVLTLVPLYLRVAKKYQLPEILPVTLIGMAANFGSAFTPFGNTHNIFLMHQFEIDLQQFFSWSIPLLGCSFLVLVLLSLFLRNVPVPKVPTEHIHIQMRPTLFAIAVACVVFAGVIGVVPAWLGAILAIGLSVALDPKDMKDVDYAVVLTFAGFFIIVSVVRQIPWVTHFLSSLINSEPSVYFSSIITSQAISNVPSTVLLARFTGYVEALFYGSNIGGVGTLVGSMANLLVFKQYMIYGSRPHARFFVGFTIFNLIGLLILGCAGYWLTIR comes from the coding sequence ATGATTGTTATTCAGCGTCTGATCAGAGATCGGGTCCTGCAGATCACCGCCTTGTTGGTTGTCATAAGCTTATTCATCGGACGGCCTAAAGCAAGCGACATAAGTTTTGCCACATTATGGTCAATTCTTGCCATGATGACGGTGATTCAAATCTTCGAACACCTACATATTCTTGATTACTGGGCTTATCGGTTAACTTCGCGAGCAAACAACACGCGTCAGTTAACATGGTGGTTTATTTTTCTGGCGATTTTTGCCAGCATGTTTCTTTCCAATGACGTGACGGTTTTAACCTTGGTGCCGTTATATCTGCGGGTAGCCAAGAAATATCAACTGCCGGAAATTCTTCCAGTAACCTTGATCGGGATGGCCGCTAATTTTGGTAGCGCCTTCACGCCATTTGGCAATACGCACAATATCTTCTTGATGCACCAATTCGAAATCGATCTCCAGCAGTTCTTTAGTTGGTCCATTCCGCTGTTGGGGTGCAGTTTCCTGGTGTTAGTGCTATTGAGTTTATTCTTGCGTAATGTCCCAGTGCCAAAAGTACCGACTGAACATATTCACATCCAGATGCGTCCGACCCTGTTTGCCATTGCCGTTGCGTGTGTGGTTTTTGCCGGCGTCATTGGTGTCGTTCCGGCTTGGCTGGGTGCAATTCTAGCCATTGGGTTGTCCGTAGCGCTGGATCCTAAAGACATGAAAGATGTTGATTATGCGGTCGTGCTCACGTTTGCCGGCTTCTTCATTATCGTCAGTGTGGTGCGGCAAATTCCTTGGGTGACACATTTTCTATCCAGCCTTATCAACTCTGAACCGTCTGTTTATTTCAGCAGCATCATCACAAGTCAGGCAATCTCCAATGTGCCGTCAACGGTTCTTTTAGCGCGGTTCACTGGTTATGTCGAGGCCTTGTTCTACGGCTCCAACATCGGCGGCGTCGGAACGCTGGTTGGTTCCATGGCGAATCTGCTTGTCTTCAAACAATACATGATCTATGGCAGCCGACCGCATGCACGCTTTTTTGTCGGCTTTACGATCTTCAACTTAATTGGTTTATTGATTCTCGGCTGTGCGGGCTACTGGCTGACCATTCGCTAA
- a CDS encoding M20/M25/M40 family metallo-hydrolase, translating into MTLPMQDFLTQYLRLQSVSLAAENQIPETAAFLKQQFTDLGATTSRILRTDGANPAVYAVFPGQTAEAPILLFYNHYDVQPAEPLQLWKSDPFELKITATHLYARGINDDKGELAARLAAIARLQAQGGLPCTIKFLVEGGEEQGSPHLDDLLTQYADLLASDFCLWESGGRNEQGKFQISLGVKGGVAFQMSVKTADFDLHSSFGAVTENPAWRLVQALATLKNAQDEITIPHFLDAIKPLTATQKQLINQADFDYAAFAKNYGITRPATVADDQIKEALYNRPSLTINGLSSGYEGPGIGKTILPHTALAKIDLRLVPDQTPAETVRLVKAALIAGGYPDIEVSDFLGEPPFRTDPDDPRVQTALALARDTYGDDDVQVELNSPGSGPMKYFYDVNHAPIISCGIGNANSTAHGPNENVAIADYLGFIDYLTQLVTELAA; encoded by the coding sequence ATGACGCTTCCCATGCAAGACTTTTTAACGCAATATCTTCGACTGCAGTCCGTTTCACTGGCGGCTGAAAATCAGATTCCCGAAACCGCAGCCTTTTTAAAGCAACAATTTACTGACCTAGGTGCCACCACCAGCCGAATTCTACGGACGGATGGTGCCAATCCGGCAGTGTATGCAGTGTTTCCCGGCCAAACAGCGGAGGCCCCGATATTACTCTTCTATAATCACTACGATGTCCAGCCGGCCGAGCCGCTGCAGCTTTGGAAAAGTGACCCGTTTGAATTGAAAATAACCGCTACTCATCTCTATGCACGCGGCATCAATGATGATAAAGGTGAATTAGCAGCGCGACTGGCAGCGATTGCCCGGTTGCAAGCACAAGGCGGGTTGCCATGTACGATTAAGTTTCTGGTTGAAGGCGGAGAAGAGCAAGGCAGTCCCCATCTTGATGACCTGCTGACTCAGTATGCCGATCTGCTTGCTTCTGATTTTTGCTTGTGGGAATCAGGTGGACGAAATGAGCAAGGTAAATTTCAAATCTCTTTGGGCGTCAAAGGCGGTGTTGCTTTTCAGATGAGTGTCAAGACCGCTGATTTCGATCTTCATTCCAGTTTCGGCGCGGTGACAGAGAATCCGGCATGGCGGCTAGTTCAGGCACTGGCAACCTTGAAAAATGCTCAGGATGAGATCACCATTCCGCATTTTCTTGATGCGATCAAACCTTTAACGGCGACCCAAAAGCAACTCATTAACCAAGCTGACTTTGATTATGCAGCCTTTGCCAAGAATTATGGGATCACCCGTCCGGCTACGGTGGCAGACGATCAGATCAAAGAAGCTCTGTATAATCGCCCTAGCTTGACCATTAACGGACTTTCAAGCGGTTATGAAGGCCCAGGCATTGGCAAAACGATTCTACCGCATACAGCTTTGGCCAAGATTGATCTGCGGCTGGTTCCGGACCAGACGCCAGCTGAGACGGTGCGACTGGTCAAAGCCGCACTCATAGCAGGCGGTTACCCGGATATTGAGGTCTCGGACTTTCTCGGCGAACCGCCATTTCGCACCGATCCTGACGACCCACGCGTGCAAACAGCGCTAGCATTGGCGCGTGACACTTATGGAGATGATGATGTCCAAGTTGAGTTAAACTCCCCTGGCAGCGGGCCAATGAAGTATTTTTATGATGTCAATCATGCGCCGATTATTTCCTGTGGCATCGGTAATGCTAACTCGACCGCGCATGGCCCAAACGAAAATGTTGCCATTGCGGATTACTTAGGATTTATCGATTATCTAACGCAACTGGTGACCGAACTAGCAGCTTAG